The Denticeps clupeoides unplaced genomic scaffold, fDenClu1.1, whole genome shotgun sequence genome contains a region encoding:
- the ppip5k1a gene encoding inositol hexakisphosphate and diphosphoinositol-pentakisphosphate kinase 2 isoform X1, with product MSEADSPGESQRGAPRFFVGGEDDESEGPELVCSMRTDMEDMELYEDDEDADTPPERQIVVGICCMMKKSKSKPMTQILERLCRFEYITVVIFPEDAILNEPVDKWPLCDCLISFHSKGFPLDKAVSYARLRNPLLINDLDTQYHIQDRREVYRILQEEGIDLPRYAILNRDPDKPHECNLVEGEDHVEVNGEAFPKPFVEKPVCAEDHNVYIYFPTSAGGGSQRLFRKIGSRSSVYSPESSVRKTGSYIYEEFMPTDGTDVKVYTVGPDYAHAEARKSPALDGKVERDSEGKEIRYPVMLTAMEKLVARKVCLAFKQTVCGFDLLRANGHSYVCDVNGFSFVKNSMKYYDDCAKILGNIVMRELAPQFQIPWSIPTEAEDIPIVPTTSGTMMELRCVIAVIRHGDRTPKQKMKMEVHNPMFFELFEKYGGYKSGKLKLKKPKQLQEVLDITRQLLADLGQHTGCEIEEKKSKLEQLKTVLEMYGHFSGINRKVQLTYLPHGQPKTSSEEEDARKEGPSLLLVLKWGGELTPAGRVQAEELGRAFRCMYPGGQGDYAGFPGCGLLRLHSTYRHDLKIYASDEGRVQMTAAAFAKGLLALEGELTPILVQMVKSANMNGLLDNNIDSLSGCQQRVKGRLHEILQRDQEFAEDDYDRLAPTGSISLLNSMKLLGNPVSTCDKVYSLIQSLTSQIRKRLEDPKSADLQLYHSETLELMLQRWTKLERDFRMKSGRYDISKVPDIYDCVKYDLQHNSSLGLDHTLELFTLSRALADIVIPQEYGINKVEKLSIAYAYCLPLIKKIQLDLQRTHEDEAVNKLHPLYSRGVLSPGRHVRTRLYFTSESHVHSLLSIFRYGGLLDEEKDQQWRRAMDYLCAVTELNYMTQIVIMLYEDNNKDPASEERFHVELHFSPGVKVSEEESAPLGFGFRPASSEVNTPTAAARRPVPRLARVSNLHVALAQNEQKQTDPGSLENLSQDEPDRALPLSEPISMQRRSPLIRNRKTGSMEVLSETSTSKVGSYRLFSSCSRQSPEMKQSGLGSQCAGLFSTTVLGGSSSAPNLQDYARTHRKKLSYGSLSYKDELLCAPAVKRFSVSFAKHPTNEPLEEDQVAKLLRRFSTEPPMVWPFCLDAGLAHHLHQCSYHLRLFRNWLISGQHPVEFFYGFEGCSMVPSIYPLETLHNSLSLKQVDEFLTAVCETAGDSHTRSSRALSAMFDGQNQPCMDSYIPQRMLSSSVSLRHRSDRPPWYSSGPSSTVSSAGPSSPTTADTSPRFSFSEKNPLTPQSSEEAHPASLPAGHAVGGHQTSAGSSSPLAEVQSPASAHEEQLHTLECEGAREDPENGGEEPPSGVRGEETQEEPSNPEIPLGDVLLEKPPIEEGCGPDLVSPPFPDLGVARVQGGALPVLLELQESSSEAGSTSQTPPSPDGPPDFFHTQEQGDLWGTHPGTPLEAGAPHTSEP from the exons ATGTCAGAGGCCGACAGCCCGGGCGAGAGCCAGCGCGGCGCTCCCAGATTCTTCGTGGGCGGCGAGGACGATGAGAGCGAGGGACCGGAGCTCGTCTGCAGCATGAGGACGGACATGGAGGACATGGAGCTGTACGAGGACGACGAGGACGCCGACACG cccCCGGAGCGGCAGATCGTGGTGGGGATCTGTTGCATGATGAAGAAGTCCAAGTCCAAACCCATGACGCAGATCCTGGAGAGGCTGTGCCGCTTCGAGTACATCACGGTGGTGATCTTCCCCGAGGACGCGATCCTGAACGAGCCCGTGGACAAGTGGCCCCTCTGTGACTGCCTCATCTCCTTCCACTCCAAAG GCTTCCCGCTGGACAAGGCCGTGAGCTACGCCAGACTCCGAAACCCGCTGCTGATCAACGACCTGGACACGCAGTACCACATACAGGACAG GAGAGAGGTGTATCGCATCCTCCAGGAAGAAGGCATCGACCTGCCACGCTACGCCATACTGAACCGCGACCCCGACAAGCCGCACG AGTGCAACCTGGTGGAGGGCGAGGACCACGTGGAGGTGAACGGCGAGGCGTTCCCCAAGCCGTTCGTGGAGAAGCCGGTGTGCGCCGAGGACCACAACGTCTACATCTACTTCCCCACGTCGGCGGGCGGAGGCAGCCAGAGGCTCTTCAGGAAG ATCGGCAGCAGGAGCAGCGTTTACTCCCCGGAGAGCAGCGTGAGGAAGACCGGCTCCTACATCTACGAGGAGTTCATGCCCACCGATGGCACCGACGTGAAG GTCTACACGGTGGGTCCAGACTACGCCCACGCAGAGGCGCGCAAGTCCCCAGCGCTGGACGGTAAGGTGGAGAGGGACAGCGAGGGGAAGGAGATTCGATACCCAGTCATGTTGACTGCCATGGAGAAGCTGGTGGCGCGGAAAGTCTGCTTGGCATTCAAG CAAACCGTGTGTGGCTTTGACCTTCTTCGGGCAAACGGCCACTCTTACGTTTGTGACGTCAACGGCTTCAGCTTTGTGAAGAACTCCATGAAGTACTACGATGACTGTGCCAAGATCCTGGG GAACATCGTGATGAGGGAGCTGGCGCCGCAGTTCCAGATCCCCTGGTCCATCCCCACCGAGGCGGAGGACATCCCCATAGTGCCCACGACCTCTGGCACCAT GATGGAGCTCCGCTGTGTCATCGCTGTAATTCGCCACGGCGACCGGACCCCCAAACAGAAGATGAAGATGGAGGTGCACAATCCAAT GTTCTTCGAGCTCTTCGAGAAGTACGGGGGCTACAAATCTGGGAAGCTGAAACTGAAGAAGCCCAAGCAGCTTCAG GAAGTGCTGGACATCACCCGACAGCTGCTGGCCGATCTGGGACAGCACACCGGCTGCGAGATCGAGGAGAAGAAGTCCAagctggagcagctgaagaCGGTCTTGGAGAT gTATGGGCATTTCTCTGGCATTAACAGGAAAGTGCAGCTGACCTACCTGCCCCACGGTCAGCCCAAAACCTCCAGCGAAGAGGAGG ACGCGCGCAAGGAGGGCCCGTCGCTCCTGCTGGTGCTGAAGTGGGGCGGCGAGCTGACGCCGGCCGGCCGGGTGCAGGCGGAGGAGCTGGGCCGGGCGTTCCGCTGCATGTACCCGGGCGGGCAGG GCGACTACGCCGGCTTCCCGGGGTGCGGCCTTCTCCGCCTGCACAGCACCTACCGCCACGACCTGAAGATCTACGCGTCTGACGAGGGCCGGGTACAGATGACCGCTGCAGCCTTTGCCAAG GGTCTCCTGGCTCTGGAGGGTGAGCTGACGCCCATCCTGGTGCAGATGGTGAAGAGCGCCAACATGAACGGCCTGCTGGACAACAACATCGACTCGCTGAGCGGCTGTCAGCAGCGGGTCAAAGGTCGCCTGCACGAGATCCTGCAGCGCGACCAGGAGTTCGCCGAGGACGACTACGACCGG ttggcTCCGACTGGCAGCATTTCCCTCCTGAACTCTATGAAGCTGTTGGGGAACCCTGTGTCTACATGTGATAAGGTCTACAGCCTCATCCAGAGCCTCACGTCACAGATCCGCAAGAGGCTGGAGGACCCCAAATCTGCAG ACCTCCAGCTGTACCACAGCGAGACGCTGGAGCTGATGCTGCAGCGCTGGACCAAGCTGGAGCGCGACTTCCGCATGAAGAGCGGCCGCTACGACATCAGCAAGGTCCCCGACATCTACGACTGCGTCAAGTACGACCTGCAGCACAACAGCTCGCTGGGGCTGGACCACACGCTGGAGCTGTTCACGCTGTCCCGGGCGCTGGCCGACATCGTCATCCCGCAG GAGTACGGCATCAACAAGGTGGAGAAGCTGAGCATCGCCTACGCCTACTGCCTCCCCCTGATCAAGAAGATCCAGCTGGACTTGCAGAGGACGCACGAGGACGAGGCCGTCAATAAACTCCACCCGCT GTATTCTCGAGGCGTGCTGTCTCCCGGGCGCCACGTTCGCACCCGCCTGTACTTCACCAGCGAGAGTCACGTCCACTCCCTGCTCAGCATCTTCCGCTACGGCGGCCTGCTCGAC GAGGAGAAGGACCAGCAGTGGAGGCGGGCGATGGATTACCTGTGCGCCGTCACCGAGCTGAACTACATGACGCAGATCGTCATCATGCTGTACGAGGACAACAACAAG GACCCGGCGTCTGAGGAGCGTTTCCACGTGGAGCTGCACTTCAGCCCGGGAGTGAAGGtgagcgaggaggagagcgcGCCGCTGGGCTTCGGCTTCAGACCCGCCTCCAGCGAGGTAAACACGCCCACCGCCGCTGCCCGCCGGCCCGTCCCACGCCTCGCCCGCGTCTCAAACCTTCACGTCGCTCTCGCCCAGAATGAACAGAAACAGACCGATCCTGGCAGCCTGGAGAACCTGTCTCAGGACGAGCCTGACCGCGCCCTTCCCCTCTCCGAGCCAATCAGCATGCAGAGACGATCCCCGCTCATCCGCAACAGGAAGACTGGCTCGATGGAG GTGCTGTCAGAGACGTCCACTTCTAAAGTAGGCAGCTACCGTCTCTTCTCGTCCTGCTCTCGCCAGAGTCCGGAGATGAAGCAGAGTGGCCTGG GCTCTCAGTGTGCGGGTCTCTTCAGCACCACCGTGCTGGGGGGCTCGTCTAGCGCCCCCAACCTGCAGGACTACGCCCGCACACACCGCAAAAAATTATCCTACGGCAGCTTGTCCTATAAAGACG AGTTGTTGTGTGCGCCGGCGGTAAAGCGATTTTCTGTGTCGTTTGCAAAGCATCCGACTAATG AACCTCTGGAGGAAGACCAGGTGGCCAAGTTGTTGCGGCGGTTCTCCACTGAGCCCCCCATGGTCTGGCCCTTCTGCTTGGACGCTGGTCTGGCCCACCACCTGCACCAGTGCTCCTACCACCTCCGCCTGTTCCGCAACTGGCTGATCTCTGGCCAGCACCCTGTAGAGTTCTTCTACG ggTTTGAAGGCTGCTCCATGGTGCCCTCTATCTACCCCCTGGAGACGCTGCACAACTCGCTCTCTCTGAAGCAGGTGGACGAGTTTCTCACTGCTGTGTGTGAGACTGCAGGAGACTCACACACACGAAGTTCCAGAG CTCTGTCGGCCATGTTTGATGGACAGAACCAGCCGTGTATGGACTCTTACATCCCCCAGCGCATGCTGTCCTCCTCGGTGTCCTTACGCCACCGTTCCGACAGGCCTCCCTGGT atAGCAGCGGGCCGTCCAGCACGGTCTCGAGCGCAGGCCCCTCCTCCCCCACCACGGCCGACACCTCCCCCCGTTTCAGCTTCAGCGAGAAGAACCCCCTCACTCCACAGAGCAGCGAGGAAGCCCATCCCGCCAGCCTACCCGCCGGGCACGCCGTGGGTGGACACCAGACCTCGGCAGGCAGCTCCAGTCCACTCGCAGAAGTCCAGAGCCCGGCGTCAGCTCACGAGGAGCAGCTCCACACCCTGGAATGTGAGGGGGCCAGAGAGGATCCGGAGAATGGCGGTGAGGAGCCACCTAGTGGCGTCCGAGGTGAAGAAACGCAAGAAGAACCATCAAACCCGGAGATACCTCTAGGTGACGTCCTATTGGAAAAGCCTCCGATTGAGGAGGGGTGTGGTCCAGACCTGGTCAGCCCACCGTTCCCCGACCTGGGCGTGGCCAGGGTGCAGGGCGGTGCCCTTCCAGTCCTGCTGGAGCTCCAGGAGAGCAGCTCAGAGGCCGGGTCCACCTCCCAGACACCCCCCTCCCCTGATGGGCCTCCAGATTTCTTCCACACCCAGGAACAGGGGGACTTGTGGGGGACCCACCCAGGCACCCCACTGGAGGCCGGAGCTCCACACACGTCAGAGCCCTGA
- the ppip5k1a gene encoding inositol hexakisphosphate and diphosphoinositol-pentakisphosphate kinase 2 isoform X5, giving the protein MSEADSPGESQRGAPRFFVGGEDDESEGPELVCSMRTDMEDMELYEDDEDADTPPERQIVVGICCMMKKSKSKPMTQILERLCRFEYITVVIFPEDAILNEPVDKWPLCDCLISFHSKGFPLDKAVSYARLRNPLLINDLDTQYHIQDRREVYRILQEEGIDLPRYAILNRDPDKPHECNLVEGEDHVEVNGEAFPKPFVEKPVCAEDHNVYIYFPTSAGGGSQRLFRKIGSRSSVYSPESSVRKTGSYIYEEFMPTDGTDVKVYTVGPDYAHAEARKSPALDGKVERDSEGKEIRYPVMLTAMEKLVARKVCLAFKQTVCGFDLLRANGHSYVCDVNGFSFVKNSMKYYDDCAKILGNIVMRELAPQFQIPWSIPTEAEDIPIVPTTSGTMMELRCVIAVIRHGDRTPKQKMKMEVHNPMFFELFEKYGGYKSGKLKLKKPKQLQEVLDITRQLLADLGQHTGCEIEEKKSKLEQLKTVLEMYGHFSGINRKVQLTYLPHGQPKTSSEEEDARKEGPSLLLVLKWGGELTPAGRVQAEELGRAFRCMYPGGQGDYAGFPGCGLLRLHSTYRHDLKIYASDEGRVQMTAAAFAKGLLALEGELTPILVQMVKSANMNGLLDNNIDSLSGCQQRVKGRLHEILQRDQEFAEDDYDRLAPTGSISLLNSMKLLGNPVSTCDKVYSLIQSLTSQIRKRLEDPKSADLQLYHSETLELMLQRWTKLERDFRMKSGRYDISKVPDIYDCVKYDLQHNSSLGLDHTLELFTLSRALADIVIPQEYGINKVEKLSIAYAYCLPLIKKIQLDLQRTHEDEAVNKLHPLYSRGVLSPGRHVRTRLYFTSESHVHSLLSIFRYGGLLDEEKDQQWRRAMDYLCAVTELNYMTQIVIMLYEDNNKDPASEERFHVELHFSPGVKVSEEESAPLGFGFRPASSENEQKQTDPGSLENLSQDEPDRALPLSEPISMQRRSPLIRNRKTGSMEVLSETSTSKVGSYRLFSSCSRQSPEMKQSGLGSQCAGLFSTTVLGGSSSAPNLQDYARTHRKKLSYGSLSYKDELLCAPAVKRFSVSFAKHPTNGFEGCSMVPSIYPLETLHNSLSLKQVDEFLTAVCETAGDSHTRSSRALSAMFDGQNQPCMDSYIPQRMLSSSVSLRHRSDRPPWYSSGPSSTVSSAGPSSPTTADTSPRFSFSEKNPLTPQSSEEAHPASLPAGHAVGGHQTSAGSSSPLAEVQSPASAHEEQLHTLECEGAREDPENGGEEPPSGVRGEETQEEPSNPEIPLGDVLLEKPPIEEGCGPDLVSPPFPDLGVARVQGGALPVLLELQESSSEAGSTSQTPPSPDGPPDFFHTQEQGDLWGTHPGTPLEAGAPHTSEP; this is encoded by the exons ATGTCAGAGGCCGACAGCCCGGGCGAGAGCCAGCGCGGCGCTCCCAGATTCTTCGTGGGCGGCGAGGACGATGAGAGCGAGGGACCGGAGCTCGTCTGCAGCATGAGGACGGACATGGAGGACATGGAGCTGTACGAGGACGACGAGGACGCCGACACG cccCCGGAGCGGCAGATCGTGGTGGGGATCTGTTGCATGATGAAGAAGTCCAAGTCCAAACCCATGACGCAGATCCTGGAGAGGCTGTGCCGCTTCGAGTACATCACGGTGGTGATCTTCCCCGAGGACGCGATCCTGAACGAGCCCGTGGACAAGTGGCCCCTCTGTGACTGCCTCATCTCCTTCCACTCCAAAG GCTTCCCGCTGGACAAGGCCGTGAGCTACGCCAGACTCCGAAACCCGCTGCTGATCAACGACCTGGACACGCAGTACCACATACAGGACAG GAGAGAGGTGTATCGCATCCTCCAGGAAGAAGGCATCGACCTGCCACGCTACGCCATACTGAACCGCGACCCCGACAAGCCGCACG AGTGCAACCTGGTGGAGGGCGAGGACCACGTGGAGGTGAACGGCGAGGCGTTCCCCAAGCCGTTCGTGGAGAAGCCGGTGTGCGCCGAGGACCACAACGTCTACATCTACTTCCCCACGTCGGCGGGCGGAGGCAGCCAGAGGCTCTTCAGGAAG ATCGGCAGCAGGAGCAGCGTTTACTCCCCGGAGAGCAGCGTGAGGAAGACCGGCTCCTACATCTACGAGGAGTTCATGCCCACCGATGGCACCGACGTGAAG GTCTACACGGTGGGTCCAGACTACGCCCACGCAGAGGCGCGCAAGTCCCCAGCGCTGGACGGTAAGGTGGAGAGGGACAGCGAGGGGAAGGAGATTCGATACCCAGTCATGTTGACTGCCATGGAGAAGCTGGTGGCGCGGAAAGTCTGCTTGGCATTCAAG CAAACCGTGTGTGGCTTTGACCTTCTTCGGGCAAACGGCCACTCTTACGTTTGTGACGTCAACGGCTTCAGCTTTGTGAAGAACTCCATGAAGTACTACGATGACTGTGCCAAGATCCTGGG GAACATCGTGATGAGGGAGCTGGCGCCGCAGTTCCAGATCCCCTGGTCCATCCCCACCGAGGCGGAGGACATCCCCATAGTGCCCACGACCTCTGGCACCAT GATGGAGCTCCGCTGTGTCATCGCTGTAATTCGCCACGGCGACCGGACCCCCAAACAGAAGATGAAGATGGAGGTGCACAATCCAAT GTTCTTCGAGCTCTTCGAGAAGTACGGGGGCTACAAATCTGGGAAGCTGAAACTGAAGAAGCCCAAGCAGCTTCAG GAAGTGCTGGACATCACCCGACAGCTGCTGGCCGATCTGGGACAGCACACCGGCTGCGAGATCGAGGAGAAGAAGTCCAagctggagcagctgaagaCGGTCTTGGAGAT gTATGGGCATTTCTCTGGCATTAACAGGAAAGTGCAGCTGACCTACCTGCCCCACGGTCAGCCCAAAACCTCCAGCGAAGAGGAGG ACGCGCGCAAGGAGGGCCCGTCGCTCCTGCTGGTGCTGAAGTGGGGCGGCGAGCTGACGCCGGCCGGCCGGGTGCAGGCGGAGGAGCTGGGCCGGGCGTTCCGCTGCATGTACCCGGGCGGGCAGG GCGACTACGCCGGCTTCCCGGGGTGCGGCCTTCTCCGCCTGCACAGCACCTACCGCCACGACCTGAAGATCTACGCGTCTGACGAGGGCCGGGTACAGATGACCGCTGCAGCCTTTGCCAAG GGTCTCCTGGCTCTGGAGGGTGAGCTGACGCCCATCCTGGTGCAGATGGTGAAGAGCGCCAACATGAACGGCCTGCTGGACAACAACATCGACTCGCTGAGCGGCTGTCAGCAGCGGGTCAAAGGTCGCCTGCACGAGATCCTGCAGCGCGACCAGGAGTTCGCCGAGGACGACTACGACCGG ttggcTCCGACTGGCAGCATTTCCCTCCTGAACTCTATGAAGCTGTTGGGGAACCCTGTGTCTACATGTGATAAGGTCTACAGCCTCATCCAGAGCCTCACGTCACAGATCCGCAAGAGGCTGGAGGACCCCAAATCTGCAG ACCTCCAGCTGTACCACAGCGAGACGCTGGAGCTGATGCTGCAGCGCTGGACCAAGCTGGAGCGCGACTTCCGCATGAAGAGCGGCCGCTACGACATCAGCAAGGTCCCCGACATCTACGACTGCGTCAAGTACGACCTGCAGCACAACAGCTCGCTGGGGCTGGACCACACGCTGGAGCTGTTCACGCTGTCCCGGGCGCTGGCCGACATCGTCATCCCGCAG GAGTACGGCATCAACAAGGTGGAGAAGCTGAGCATCGCCTACGCCTACTGCCTCCCCCTGATCAAGAAGATCCAGCTGGACTTGCAGAGGACGCACGAGGACGAGGCCGTCAATAAACTCCACCCGCT GTATTCTCGAGGCGTGCTGTCTCCCGGGCGCCACGTTCGCACCCGCCTGTACTTCACCAGCGAGAGTCACGTCCACTCCCTGCTCAGCATCTTCCGCTACGGCGGCCTGCTCGAC GAGGAGAAGGACCAGCAGTGGAGGCGGGCGATGGATTACCTGTGCGCCGTCACCGAGCTGAACTACATGACGCAGATCGTCATCATGCTGTACGAGGACAACAACAAG GACCCGGCGTCTGAGGAGCGTTTCCACGTGGAGCTGCACTTCAGCCCGGGAGTGAAGGtgagcgaggaggagagcgcGCCGCTGGGCTTCGGCTTCAGACCCGCCTCCAGCGAG AATGAACAGAAACAGACCGATCCTGGCAGCCTGGAGAACCTGTCTCAGGACGAGCCTGACCGCGCCCTTCCCCTCTCCGAGCCAATCAGCATGCAGAGACGATCCCCGCTCATCCGCAACAGGAAGACTGGCTCGATGGAG GTGCTGTCAGAGACGTCCACTTCTAAAGTAGGCAGCTACCGTCTCTTCTCGTCCTGCTCTCGCCAGAGTCCGGAGATGAAGCAGAGTGGCCTGG GCTCTCAGTGTGCGGGTCTCTTCAGCACCACCGTGCTGGGGGGCTCGTCTAGCGCCCCCAACCTGCAGGACTACGCCCGCACACACCGCAAAAAATTATCCTACGGCAGCTTGTCCTATAAAGACG AGTTGTTGTGTGCGCCGGCGGTAAAGCGATTTTCTGTGTCGTTTGCAAAGCATCCGACTAATG ggTTTGAAGGCTGCTCCATGGTGCCCTCTATCTACCCCCTGGAGACGCTGCACAACTCGCTCTCTCTGAAGCAGGTGGACGAGTTTCTCACTGCTGTGTGTGAGACTGCAGGAGACTCACACACACGAAGTTCCAGAG CTCTGTCGGCCATGTTTGATGGACAGAACCAGCCGTGTATGGACTCTTACATCCCCCAGCGCATGCTGTCCTCCTCGGTGTCCTTACGCCACCGTTCCGACAGGCCTCCCTGGT atAGCAGCGGGCCGTCCAGCACGGTCTCGAGCGCAGGCCCCTCCTCCCCCACCACGGCCGACACCTCCCCCCGTTTCAGCTTCAGCGAGAAGAACCCCCTCACTCCACAGAGCAGCGAGGAAGCCCATCCCGCCAGCCTACCCGCCGGGCACGCCGTGGGTGGACACCAGACCTCGGCAGGCAGCTCCAGTCCACTCGCAGAAGTCCAGAGCCCGGCGTCAGCTCACGAGGAGCAGCTCCACACCCTGGAATGTGAGGGGGCCAGAGAGGATCCGGAGAATGGCGGTGAGGAGCCACCTAGTGGCGTCCGAGGTGAAGAAACGCAAGAAGAACCATCAAACCCGGAGATACCTCTAGGTGACGTCCTATTGGAAAAGCCTCCGATTGAGGAGGGGTGTGGTCCAGACCTGGTCAGCCCACCGTTCCCCGACCTGGGCGTGGCCAGGGTGCAGGGCGGTGCCCTTCCAGTCCTGCTGGAGCTCCAGGAGAGCAGCTCAGAGGCCGGGTCCACCTCCCAGACACCCCCCTCCCCTGATGGGCCTCCAGATTTCTTCCACACCCAGGAACAGGGGGACTTGTGGGGGACCCACCCAGGCACCCCACTGGAGGCCGGAGCTCCACACACGTCAGAGCCCTGA